In Saccharicrinis fermentans DSM 9555 = JCM 21142, a genomic segment contains:
- a CDS encoding transposase, protein MVLSRSRQKFVYCQRIPFTTETANYAHELAFEYFEGIPRRIIYDQDRVFVKDENLGDVLLTDGFMQFTNAHPFEVIFCRKADPESKGKVENVVKYVKHNYLKGRVFQDIDRLQKEVLQWLDRTGNAKIHGTTRRIPKQEWEKEKQYLLTYSGKPEKPFLNLPIYPVRKDNTVLYRSNYYSLPLGTYQDRGANVLLEEKEMKRFFYTIDNQLLATHELSLDTGRIIKNNDHAREKSKTLQKTYELVFESLRYIPQAEQYLAAIEKDKPRYFHDNLRVIQKNIESSSQEIINLALLYCYENQILNANRFAEVLNYFENEQALKNVKHNVCIETGNLNKQQNADMQPQKRDINEYESIMN, encoded by the coding sequence ATGGTACTTTCCCGTTCCCGGCAAAAGTTTGTTTACTGTCAACGAATACCATTTACTACAGAGACAGCAAATTATGCACATGAACTGGCATTCGAATATTTTGAGGGAATCCCCCGTCGAATAATCTACGATCAGGATCGTGTTTTTGTAAAAGATGAAAATCTTGGCGATGTTCTTCTTACTGATGGATTTATGCAGTTTACAAATGCACATCCCTTTGAGGTAATATTTTGCAGAAAAGCTGACCCTGAAAGCAAAGGAAAAGTTGAAAATGTAGTAAAATACGTAAAACACAATTATCTGAAAGGAAGAGTATTCCAAGATATTGACAGGTTGCAAAAAGAAGTTTTACAATGGCTTGATCGCACTGGAAATGCGAAGATACATGGTACAACCAGGCGTATTCCAAAGCAAGAGTGGGAAAAAGAAAAGCAATACCTGCTGACTTATAGTGGAAAACCGGAAAAACCATTTTTAAACTTGCCGATATATCCTGTGAGAAAAGATAACACGGTACTTTATCGAAGTAATTACTACAGCTTGCCTTTGGGTACATATCAAGACAGGGGTGCCAATGTTTTACTGGAAGAAAAAGAAATGAAGCGTTTCTTTTATACGATTGATAACCAGTTGCTGGCCACACATGAGCTGTCTTTAGATACAGGTCGGATTATAAAAAATAATGACCATGCAAGGGAAAAGTCAAAGACTCTGCAAAAAACCTATGAGCTGGTTTTTGAAAGCTTAAGATATATTCCTCAAGCCGAACAATATTTGGCAGCAATAGAGAAAGATAAACCCCGGTATTTTCATGATAATCTCCGAGTTATACAAAAGAACATTGAAAGTTCATCTCAGGAAATAATCAACTTAGCCCTGCTTTACTGTTATGAAAATCAGATACTAAATGCCAATCGTTTCGCCGAAGTTCTGAATTATTTTGAAAATGAGCAAGCTCTAAAGAATGTAAAACACAATGTTTGTATAGAAACCGGCAATCTGAATAAGCAACAAAATGCTGATATGCAACCTCAGAAACGTGATATCAATGAATATGAATCAATAATGAATTAG
- the istB gene encoding IS21-like element helper ATPase IstB, translating to MKLLDQIKNYADILRLTKMKNEPEAVLHQAQIDKPSYQEFALQLLQREVQHRKKTDLDRRMKLARLPKDHNLDKYDFNMASGMTVPQLKQLRELLWMEQNYNLILMGPSGTGKTYVAAGLINDAVKSGHKAYFITMEELITVLKMKEMISGALNTYNRLLKAHLVAIDDIMLFPIKKHEAVAFFNLINHLHEQTSVIITTNKSPQQWAEMLDDEVLATALLDRLLFKCEVVKLEGKSYRMENRKTIFEQQSTL from the coding sequence ATGAAGCTATTAGATCAAATTAAAAACTATGCCGATATCTTACGGCTAACAAAGATGAAAAACGAACCAGAAGCAGTGCTTCATCAGGCACAGATAGATAAACCATCTTATCAGGAATTTGCATTACAGCTCTTGCAAAGAGAGGTGCAGCACAGAAAGAAAACAGATCTTGACAGGAGAATGAAATTAGCCCGATTACCCAAAGATCACAACCTGGACAAGTATGACTTTAACATGGCAAGTGGTATGACTGTGCCTCAACTGAAACAATTACGGGAATTATTATGGATGGAACAAAATTATAACCTGATACTAATGGGCCCCTCCGGAACAGGAAAAACGTATGTGGCGGCAGGACTGATTAACGATGCTGTAAAATCTGGTCATAAAGCTTACTTTATCACAATGGAGGAACTAATAACGGTGTTAAAAATGAAAGAAATGATATCTGGTGCGCTTAACACTTATAATCGTCTTTTAAAGGCTCATTTAGTGGCTATAGACGATATAATGCTTTTTCCTATTAAGAAACATGAAGCAGTTGCATTTTTCAACCTGATAAATCATCTGCACGAACAAACGTCTGTAATAATCACAACAAACAAATCCCCTCAGCAATGGGCAGAAATGCTCGATGATGAAGTCTTGGCAACTGCTTTGTTAGATAGATTATTGTTTAAATGTGAAGTTGTAAAACTCGAAGGTAAAAGTTACAGAATGGAAAACAGAAAAACAATCTTCGAGCAGCAATCAACCCTCTGA
- a CDS encoding family 43 glycosylhydrolase, which translates to MKTLRLLWVLVIISLSASSQESPVCLSSDREWNMNDSDAILVDIMVPEHGMADPHAWVENDTLWFICGHDMSWEPQGSFPMDRWEIWSSTDLRTFKYHHSILPENTYIGDKPNCWAGDITKRNGKYYWFFSNRNIDTGVLVADRIDGDYKDLLGRPLLPKGIVPVHPYDPEIYEENGVYSICFGVGKYYMATLAEDMMSLTTDPKQILIQDKNGRPYNAEDKPTLFKRNSKYYLVFGSRYAMADNLYGPYTFKGAFLKGGHTSFFDWHGQKYVLQENHDISAFYRGASLKPVFFNDDGTIRVPVNDRWYPGPGRPFKFSRSTMGWKAIAGTSIYFNDGVLTGNVTAVNALVQSAPWLYTTTNGLSEITITMRNSSYADQLKIAIFSRDMGRNFWQECTEPVDWDKEGWISIPISSNDTEFNTYTIKLSSFKEVNEKLMQIAIQPAVNTNKGTWEIDEVIVK; encoded by the coding sequence ATGAAAACTTTGCGATTATTATGGGTGTTGGTAATTATATCTCTATCTGCATCATCTCAGGAATCACCGGTTTGCTTAAGCAGTGATAGGGAATGGAATATGAATGATTCGGACGCTATTCTTGTGGACATTATGGTTCCTGAACATGGGATGGCAGATCCGCATGCTTGGGTAGAAAATGATACCTTATGGTTTATATGTGGGCATGATATGAGTTGGGAGCCACAAGGATCTTTCCCCATGGATAGATGGGAGATTTGGTCATCTACAGATTTGCGTACTTTTAAATATCATCATAGTATCTTGCCTGAAAATACTTATATAGGTGATAAACCTAACTGTTGGGCAGGTGATATCACTAAACGAAATGGGAAGTATTATTGGTTTTTTTCAAATCGTAATATAGATACCGGAGTGCTTGTGGCTGATAGAATTGATGGAGACTATAAAGATCTATTGGGCAGACCTTTGCTTCCCAAGGGTATTGTTCCCGTACACCCTTATGATCCGGAAATATATGAGGAGAATGGTGTTTACTCTATCTGTTTTGGTGTGGGTAAATATTATATGGCAACCTTGGCCGAAGATATGATGAGTTTAACAACAGATCCAAAACAAATTCTAATACAAGACAAGAATGGTAGGCCTTATAATGCGGAGGATAAACCTACTCTTTTTAAGCGTAATAGTAAATACTATTTGGTGTTTGGATCTCGTTATGCGATGGCAGATAATTTATATGGTCCTTATACTTTTAAAGGTGCCTTTTTGAAAGGTGGACATACTAGTTTTTTTGATTGGCATGGACAAAAGTATGTATTACAAGAAAATCATGATATTAGTGCTTTCTATCGTGGGGCTAGTCTGAAGCCTGTTTTCTTTAATGATGATGGAACGATTCGTGTGCCCGTAAATGACCGGTGGTACCCAGGACCAGGTAGACCATTTAAGTTTAGTCGAAGTACCATGGGCTGGAAAGCGATAGCAGGAACGAGTATTTATTTTAATGATGGCGTGCTTACAGGTAATGTTACAGCAGTTAATGCGTTGGTTCAGAGTGCACCATGGCTGTATACGACCACCAATGGCTTATCTGAAATTACAATTACAATGAGAAATAGTAGTTATGCTGACCAGCTTAAAATCGCAATCTTCTCCAGAGATATGGGGCGAAATTTTTGGCAAGAATGTACAGAACCAGTTGATTGGGATAAAGAGGGATGGATTTCCATTCCGATATCTTCTAATGATACAGAGTTTAATACCTATACCATAAAATTGTCCAGTTTTAAAGAGGTAAATGAGAAATTGATGCAGATTGCTATACAACCAGCCGTAAATACAAATAAAGGAACATGGGAGATTGATGAAGTAATTGTTAAGTAA
- a CDS encoding IS110 family RNA-guided transposase, which translates to MQVYGIDLSMEKFDVNFIDKNGKEKKKQVKNRLSAISKFLENVSEDAVLCVEHTGSYGDLLVYLCNQLGIDIALIPGYTIKHSLGMIKGKSDDIDAARIREYGERFFDKLKYKQYDSEEIVELKSLYTLRSQLVKARKVLRTGEHGRSNVPIQSVSAHKYADKAIFNLNKEIEEVESEIEAIITANNELNDNYELVVSVKGIGPVIATDLIIKTGNFLVIDTARKASSYVGICPFPNASGKMVGKAKISPFGDRKLKALLYMGAKSAVKHNKEYRLYYEKKKLEGKPHYLIMNNVSNKMLRTIYSVVKNKTPYSQDYICLDPREKNINSSTEIVA; encoded by the coding sequence ATGCAAGTATATGGAATTGATTTATCAATGGAAAAGTTTGATGTAAACTTTATTGACAAGAATGGAAAAGAAAAGAAGAAACAAGTGAAGAACAGACTAAGTGCCATATCAAAGTTCTTAGAGAACGTATCAGAAGATGCCGTATTGTGTGTTGAGCATACAGGTTCCTATGGAGACTTATTGGTTTATTTATGCAACCAGTTAGGAATAGATATAGCCTTGATACCGGGTTATACCATAAAGCATAGCCTAGGTATGATAAAGGGAAAGTCTGATGATATAGATGCCGCTAGAATACGAGAATATGGAGAGCGATTCTTTGATAAGTTAAAATACAAGCAGTACGATTCAGAAGAGATAGTTGAATTGAAAAGTTTGTATACACTGCGTTCTCAATTAGTGAAGGCAAGAAAGGTTTTAAGAACAGGAGAGCACGGTCGTTCCAATGTGCCCATACAAAGCGTAAGTGCACATAAATATGCAGATAAAGCTATATTCAATTTAAACAAAGAGATAGAAGAAGTAGAAAGTGAAATAGAAGCTATAATAACGGCAAACAATGAACTGAACGACAATTATGAACTAGTTGTCAGCGTAAAAGGAATAGGGCCTGTTATAGCCACGGATTTGATTATTAAAACAGGGAACTTTCTTGTGATTGACACCGCTCGAAAGGCATCTTCATATGTGGGGATTTGCCCTTTCCCCAATGCGTCAGGAAAGATGGTCGGCAAAGCAAAAATAAGCCCGTTTGGAGATCGAAAACTAAAGGCTCTCCTTTATATGGGTGCTAAGTCTGCTGTCAAGCACAATAAAGAATATAGGCTGTATTACGAAAAGAAAAAGTTAGAGGGCAAACCTCATTATTTAATTATGAATAATGTGTCAAATAAAATGTTGAGAACAATTTATAGCGTTGTAAAAAATAAAACGCCTTACAGTCAAGATTACATATGTCTTGACCCGAGAGAGAAAAATATTAATAGCTCCACTGAAATAGTGGCTTAA
- a CDS encoding tetratricopeptide repeat protein, whose product MNLAMHQRNLGNYNRALSYLDTCFTIKNKYKNDEISFSYLDAERGKVLLQLGRLNEALSYLQRANLQTEGKKITYRANIYLYLGELYEAMNKTDSAIFFYNQSKKHIDKQNPHYSILPDVLLKLSEIYKKKNRQTIAYKLLYRSQAVRDSLFQLQLNSNSELFEIKDSYLKAMKKKDEFISQQKKELRYQKQIQDRLSIILALSLLLGGTAVLIIRMRLKLNKTLLEKKNTELQSKLEQEKIKAESIRPSKYLFLKQTFINKLRQKFFEIFGGCNVDVFHDVL is encoded by the coding sequence ATGAACTTAGCTATGCACCAACGTAATCTAGGAAATTACAACAGAGCCTTAAGTTATTTAGATACATGCTTTACCATAAAAAACAAATACAAAAATGATGAAATATCTTTTTCTTATTTAGATGCTGAGAGAGGAAAAGTACTATTACAACTGGGTAGATTAAATGAAGCCCTTAGCTATCTGCAAAGGGCAAACCTTCAAACTGAAGGAAAAAAAATCACTTATCGCGCAAACATTTACCTTTATTTAGGAGAACTATATGAAGCAATGAACAAGACAGATAGCGCCATTTTTTTCTATAATCAAAGCAAAAAACACATTGATAAACAAAACCCTCATTATTCCATATTACCTGATGTACTTTTAAAACTCTCTGAAATATATAAAAAGAAAAACAGACAAACCATTGCATACAAATTGCTTTATAGATCACAAGCCGTACGCGATAGCTTATTTCAATTACAACTAAACTCCAACAGCGAACTTTTTGAAATTAAAGACTCCTATCTAAAGGCAATGAAAAAGAAAGATGAATTTATTTCTCAACAAAAAAAAGAGCTTAGGTACCAAAAGCAGATTCAGGACAGACTTTCTATCATCCTTGCTTTATCGTTGCTTTTAGGTGGTACTGCCGTGCTTATAATAAGGATGCGTTTAAAGCTCAATAAAACATTACTCGAAAAGAAAAACACAGAACTACAATCGAAACTAGAACAAGAAAAAATAAAAGCTGAGAGTATCCGCCCGAGCAAATACTTATTCCTGAAGCAAACTTTTATCAATAAATTGCGGCAAAAGTTCTTTGAAATTTTCGGCGGGTGTAATGTGGATGTTTTCCATGACGTACTTTAG
- the tnpC gene encoding IS66 family transposase has product MKKQHISHSQNTAQLEAKISALKADLLEKEAVISEKDSSIQKLTQDVEHLAFQNDQMRRLIFGSKRERFIPQVHPDQLTLSFEEEVAAVSKAVKEEQEKIRVEYERRKVRKEHPGRMQLPDHLPVNEIILEPEQDTTGMICIGQEVTEELDYTPAKLFKNHYIRYKFITKEDEKADQKQVIAPLNRPLHKCIASANLLGMIFTNKYLYHLPIYRTRQMLIQMGVTIPDSTLESWIKLGANLLRPLYVVHRLHVFREIYQMIDESPIKVQDRNKKGTCHQGYMWVRYAPLSKSVLFEYYKSRSANGPIDDLSSFRGFVQTDGYSGYTFLAKKAGLTHLSCWAHARRYFDAALKNDQERASHVLSLIQLLYAIEAIAREQNLSHEQRHALRLEKALPVINEIGAYINKHKGSVIPRSPLGKAFEYCKNRWTSLQNYLTNGMLEIDSNLVENSIRPLALGRKNYLFAGSHDAARNIAMFYSFFGTCKKLDIDPQKWLKYVMENIHITPAENFKELLPQFIDKSLLQE; this is encoded by the coding sequence CGGCTCTGAAAGCGGATCTTTTGGAGAAAGAAGCTGTTATTTCAGAAAAAGACTCTTCCATACAAAAGCTTACGCAGGATGTAGAACATCTTGCTTTTCAGAATGATCAGATGCGTCGTTTAATATTCGGTTCCAAACGAGAACGCTTCATTCCTCAGGTTCATCCCGATCAACTTACATTGTCTTTCGAAGAGGAGGTTGCTGCTGTTTCCAAAGCTGTTAAAGAAGAGCAGGAAAAGATCCGTGTTGAGTATGAACGCAGGAAAGTCAGAAAAGAACATCCTGGCCGTATGCAACTGCCTGACCACTTGCCTGTTAATGAAATTATTTTAGAGCCGGAGCAAGACACTACAGGTATGATATGTATTGGTCAGGAAGTCACTGAGGAGCTGGATTATACACCTGCAAAATTGTTTAAGAACCATTACATCCGTTACAAGTTTATTACCAAAGAGGACGAGAAAGCCGATCAAAAGCAAGTAATTGCTCCTTTAAACAGACCTCTTCATAAATGCATCGCTAGTGCCAATCTGCTGGGAATGATCTTTACCAATAAATACCTCTACCACTTACCGATTTACCGCACCCGCCAGATGCTCATCCAAATGGGAGTTACCATTCCGGACTCCACGCTGGAATCATGGATAAAACTTGGAGCCAATTTATTGCGACCTTTATACGTGGTACATCGATTACATGTTTTCAGGGAAATTTATCAGATGATCGATGAATCACCAATAAAAGTGCAGGATCGCAACAAAAAAGGAACGTGTCATCAGGGGTACATGTGGGTTCGGTATGCCCCATTGTCAAAAAGCGTGCTGTTTGAGTACTACAAGAGCCGATCGGCCAATGGCCCCATCGACGACTTGAGTTCGTTCCGTGGATTTGTTCAAACCGACGGTTATAGTGGCTATACCTTTTTGGCAAAAAAAGCAGGACTGACTCATTTATCATGCTGGGCACATGCCAGACGGTATTTTGATGCCGCACTGAAGAACGATCAGGAACGGGCCTCGCACGTGCTAAGCCTCATTCAGCTTCTCTATGCCATTGAGGCCATTGCACGGGAACAAAATCTATCCCATGAGCAACGGCATGCTCTGCGTCTGGAAAAAGCTCTGCCTGTAATTAACGAAATTGGAGCATATATTAACAAGCACAAAGGATCTGTAATACCAAGAAGTCCTCTGGGCAAAGCTTTTGAATATTGCAAAAATCGCTGGACAAGCCTGCAAAACTATCTTACCAACGGAATGCTGGAGATAGACAGCAATCTGGTTGAGAACTCTATTCGCCCTTTGGCTCTGGGACGTAAGAACTATTTGTTTGCCGGTTCACATGATGCTGCCAGAAATATCGCAATGTTCTACAGCTTCTTTGGAACTTGCAAGAAACTTGACATTGATCCGCAAAAATGGCTAAAGTACGTCATGGAAAACATCCACATTACACCCGCCGAAAATTTCAAAGAACTTTTGCCGCAATTTATTGATAAAAGTTTGCTTCAGGAATAA